The genomic DNA TTCCAATTGTGGATGTGTGAAGTAGAACTTGGAAATATTGATGATATTTATACTgtatatatcaataatataaagaaacaaaataataacagtaatataaataattttcttatCAATTTAGATACCtctaaatttataaattccATATCCTCACAATTATCTGCAACcatattgaaatatattaatttatgaaTTCGCTATTTAaagataagaaaatataactaTATTAATAATCATACATTTAtgcataaaatataatgttatttattttgttcatctAATATGAATGTGTATGtacatgtattatattataacaaaaaaataaaaaaataaaaaaaaaaaaaaaaaacataaaaaataatgtttctaaaatattaacattgtgatcaatatatattgatatatatatgtgtatttttttatttttttattttttatttttttattttttttttaattgcatcaatttgatatatataactgATACACTTTATCAAATTCTATAATGTGCATATTTATTTGGTTATGAAGATATTCTATAAGTTCTCCtttatgaaaatatgtaaaaaaaaaatgagaattacatttttctaattcattaagaatttttttctttttttttaaatactcaatatattcttcatttaatGATAAGTCATACTCCTTATAAGTAACAGCTGTGGATTTAGATTCCATACTtccaatatttttaataatatctttCTTTATGTTATCCATTATATTTTCCTTGTCGATTACTTTCTCATCCATTTCATTTACCACCTTTGTGTGTTCTCCTTTTTCAAGAAAAGTATCCTGACAAtccatatttaatttttcattcatataaCAATTAAGTATATccattttatcttttatattgtcatcagaattattttcatccttttgatttatatctttatctATTTTTGGTATGACCTCATTTTGAATAAAACGATCTtgaattaatttttcatttttaatattattaccatCATTAGGATCTTCTTCCTCCCGCTCCTcctcattaatattattattattattattattattattattattatcattaatattatcattattattatcattaatattatcattattatttggaGTGTTCTTTTTATCTAtcatatttacatttacatttacatttatactttcgttttgttttttttttaaatatttttcctcCATActtttataacatttatacaatttttttattttttttatagtggAAACAAGAGAATTGTCACAATCATAAATACGTTCATAATGTGATCTCATAAGAGTATTTAATTGTTGTCCAATATTAACTagctttattttatttttatttttacttttatcgACAGTTGTAATTAATGATAACAAATCAGATATCTCATGTATAATTAATGCAAATGAAGaacctttatatttatttatattgttacTATCACTCtgcataatattttcataaaccATTGgtaaatttattttgttacatatattaatattatccttTCTATATTCAccattttcaatattttcaacattttcaacattttcaaaatttttgTCTATTTGTTTATCATTAGTACCTTTTTCTttacataataaattttcacacatattattattctgaACATTATCTtctattttatacatatcattatattccatatatttattacaattAAGAAGAATTCTTTTACTATCCTTAAGTGTTTTCACTGCATTACAatctttatcttttataaaatcatCTTCTCCTTCTTCTTGTATATCTtcagaaaaattattttttcttttcctttttcttttcaattttatttcatcaatattattCACATGTGTAATGTTTTCTacaacattattattattattgtaattattaaTTGTAATGTTATTGttaagaataatattattatcacatatGATCTTATTATCacatatgatattattatcacatatgatattattatcacatataatattattatcacatataatattattatcacataaaattttattatcatctacTATATGATTTTCATTTTGATCAtgtattatatctttttcatttttttcacattccatatccttttcatttattttctcATCTACACAAACCCGAAAAGATAACACATCTTTATTTTGATCATCAACTTCTATTTCATAATCCCTTTCCAACTGTATCTTTTCATCATTAATATCTgcttttatttcattattgctattttttttttcgattTCCTTCAAATAGTCATTTACAATTTCTTTATTCTGTTCCATATTTAAACAATCGTCATTCAAACTTTTTTCGTGGTGTGTGTTCTCTGTTTCTTGCACACAATTATCTCCCAATAAACTAttcgtattttttttttttttttgctcaGTCTTGTTATGTTTTTGcctatttttattaacacCCTTTTTgtgatttttattattttggcTATTTATGCTATTTTGGCTATTTATGCTATTTTGGCTACCTATACTATTTTGGCTATTTATACTATTTTGtctatttatatcattttggctatttatatcattttggctatttatatcattttggctatttatactattttgtctatttatatcattttggCTACCTATACTATTTTGTCTACCTATACTATTTTGTCTATTTATACTATTTTGtctatttatatcattttggctatttatatcattttggctatttatactattttgtctatttatatcattttgtctatttatatcattttgtctatttatatcattttgtctatttatatcattttggCTACCTATACTATTTTGTCTATTTATactattttgtttatttatactaTTATCCATTTTGTCATATAACAAATCAGTAGCATTGTTTTCAATACATTTTTCCTTAGAAACGTTTTCCAGAATATCAGAATTTTTTGGTTCATTTCTTTTGGGCCTATTTGAATGTGCGATATCTTTTTGTCGTTCAGATTTGTACATGCTGAAAAAAAGACTTATCTATTTATCTTTCTTTCTTACTTTCTTTCTTACTTTCTTTCTTACTTTCTTTCTATGTAATTGTGTGGTTTAATAAGTCATATAAGTTAAATGAACTTAAGTGGATATATGATaagaacatatataaaagtgtgtatacattatattatatacatatatattaaatattaatttatatgtatatattattttaattatatttccaaaaaaaaacaaaaaaaacacataaaaaaataaaaaaatttaagagtatgttcttatttttatttatatatttatttatttattattattattattttttttaataattattaatataataaataaatataaacctttatttttattttaattttttttttttgatgaaTAAGATATTTCTggaaattaattaataaagtTCAATTTGTATGATTATTTCTTATAAGAATACTAGTGCACATAATTTaacgaaaaaataaaaaaataaaaaataaaaaaaaataaaaaataaaaaataaaaaaataaaaaaataaaaaaaatacataaatgtaaataatatatatataatatatatattttatattttgtgaacaaatcaaaaaaaaaaaatcttagGATACAAAATGTATTACAACCATATGTGTAcacatacaaatataatatttatttgttttagatcaaaatatatatatttttatttaaaaaaaaaaaaaaaaaaaaaaaaaaagagaaaaatatcaaaatagCAAAAGAttggtaaaaatatatatatatatatatataattacatttttcatatgctgatgtttatataattttcttgatgaatattttttatatgttgatAAAGATTATAATCAAGAAATTGATTACTTATTGTTGCTGAACCTAgacaatgataataaattgtATTTTGCTTTGTATGTGAATTTGTggttgtattatttataggattattatatttctttagattcgtaatatattttactttattattttttataataaaaggaaaataaaaggTGATAATTTGTCCTGGTGAAAAGCCATTATCTTTTTGTTTCACTTTTAAATATGCTGTATTatttgaagaagaaaatttaatttttgctttttttatttgttcactATTTCTAATTTTAACAAAAATTGTTATTTCATCAAGTGGAATATtatttagtttttttttatttttttgttgaatattattataaacattatatgtatcattggttttgtatttattatttatattattattatttatattattattatttatattattattatttattattttttttttttcaagttgcttttttatacatacagGTAATTTCCCCTGTAtccatttaatattatttaatttacatTTTGTTCTTATATGTGTAAATAAATCTTGGTCATAATTTTTAgtaagatatataaaattatgaagaatatttgtggatatatctttttttatttttttatatactacAATCCATTGAAAAGAAGAAATGACATTTTTTACATGTTTCTTTTTGTGTCcattaatatttatcattttttgatTATATAGATTATGAAGATAATTAGTTACATTTTTATGTTGACCAATAgcatataaatgtatatctGAATTTATATCCAATATAGTTTTATCATCTAAATTGATaagataatttatataacgAAGGTTCATTTGTGGCAtgaatttttctttaaatttttttaagtcAGAGGGTGCTGTTAGATCTAttaaaagtttttttttattattattatttaatttaaacatattattttcagtttttacaaaatatttttgtaacaAAGATTGCATATCTATGTTACCAAATAAACAGAGACCTTTTGTTTCCTTAGAATtataattgtttatattattatctttcatATATTGTTTGACATcggtttttttatataaagataaaggGAATATAAATTTGGATAATTGTTTTTCATTAAAGGATGATAAGAAAAATGTttgatctttttttttatcactactaactaataatttatagaaatattttttattctttttatagtTACTTTTTactttatctttatttatattatctaaacatttattaatatttcctttcttttttgttatatatacatcattattaaacatattgtttggattatttttatcattagtTCTTATCATAGCATAATGTCCAGTggatatataatcataattaaataatttttgtttgcttccataattatatttttgtttataaatactttttattacttttaaaaaaaaattatatttaattttttgattACACATAATATCAGGATTTGGAACTTTTCCATCtgcataaaaaaataacattggAACAAGCACTTGATCAAAATATtcttcattaatattaataataaataaatttcttttattatttttacatatatcttttacatattttatatcattcttACTACAGTCTGCAtttgtaaaattaaaaaaataattatcaacaagaaatt from Plasmodium sp. gorilla clade G2 genome assembly, chromosome: 10 includes the following:
- a CDS encoding tRNA methyltransferase, putative; protein product: MFFYCLTFYFISLFFLYISFCKNIKVTQPYDKKIKIKSFINNYLVSCRKKKYIYYNVVDRNNTRTFSLNHNIKDNNNNNIDNNNIDNNNIDNNNNFNNNIDNNNIDNNNIFNNNIFNNNIFNNNNVLPPLGNKNILHDIEKICKEANNLKDKEKKINYLIEQCSPLSKKNYFPPILKVNKAYKNKKIDEFNKGNKNFYINQVRKDIFYRYVNRCDENLFMAIDIQFDGDQQRKDDIKNKNYGDNEKYGDNKIYGDNEKYCDNEKYGDNKIYGDNEKYGDNKKYGDNEKYCDNKKYGDNEKYGDNKIYGESNNYYDPIKRDNLIEDEKNLDNFFVIYNDNIKNIEPVDKKIDAIKNLLNDKYLKEKKLIITIDAYSDNLILYCFLYIILKHINKIHLSTFLNLEIKEILVKLKEVFDLHFNVYHIINYIYEYIHTILKCYHLKIKKKEKKNMKEEDIQKNMYCKNEMLCYNNNDNDDDDDKKMIYNESSLVEKEKKNKETMKLFTYPRIAHMLSGGVDSLMALHLLEKKKFLVDNYFFNFTNADCSKNDIKYVKDICKNNKRNLFIININEEYFDQVLVPMLFFYADGKVPNPDIMCNQKIKYNFFLKVIKSIYKQKYNYGSKQKLFNYDYISTGHYAMIRTNDKNNPNNMFNNDVYITKKKGNINKCLDNINKDKVKSNYKKNKKYFYKLLVSSDKKKDQTFFLSSFNEKQLSKFIFPLSLYKKTDVKQYMKDNNINNYNSKETKGLCLFGNIDMQSLLQKYFVKTENNMFKLNNNNKKKLLIDLTAPSDLKKFKEKFMPQMNLRYINYLINLDDKTILDINSDIHLYAIGQHKNVTNYLHNLYNQKMININGHKKKHVKNVISSFQWIVVYKKIKKDISTNILHNFIYLTKNYDQDLFTHIRTKCKLNNIKWIQGKLPVCIKKQLEKKKIINNNNINNNNINNNNINNKYKTNDTYNVYNNIQQKNKKKLNNIPLDEITIFVKIRNSEQIKKAKIKFSSSNNTAYLKVKQKDNGFSPGQIITFYFPFIIKNNKVKYITNLKKYNNPINNTTTNSHTKQNTIYYHCLGSATISNQFLDYNLYQHIKNIHQENYINISI